The window GCCACGCACGGGAGCCGCCCGAAAAAGCGGCGAAGAAGCGGGGGAAAAAGGTTCGGCTTCGGGCAAGAGCGCGGCAAAATCGTTCGTAAAGACGAACGTGCTGGTGTACGGCGGGTTTTGCGCTCCGTTCGCACGCCGATTCCCCGGACAAAGATAGCAAGCGGGGTCGTATGGGGGGCGCTCGTCGGTGGGCGGCGTTTCCTGTTGGCCTTGCCACGGGCGCTTGAGACGGTGCGGCGAGACGAGCACCCATTCATCCATGAGCGGGTTATAGCGGCGGTGTGGTCCTTGCATCCAGGTTCCTCAATCTGTTTGGTTGACAAAAGCAGCACAGCGCAGCCTCAGCCGCGCTGTGTCTCTATTCCGAAACGTCGCTCAGGCCGCGGGGGTCGCCGTTGCCGGCTTTCGCAACTCCTGAAATGCAAGCGTCCAGTATGTTTCCAGAAAGCCCTCGAAGGGCGCTTGCAAAATGGCGCTCGCCAGCCAGAGCAGCAGCATACCCACCAGCGCCAACATGACCATCAACGCGATACTCTCAACAGCCATCCAGATGGCAATTCCCACAAAGAGCAATGGCAATCCTACAACAAACATGACCACGAGTTGCGCAACACCGCTGAGCAACCCAATGCCAAACGCTATCAAGAACAGCACCAACAAAGTCTTTACGTTGGTGAGCACCAGGTCCCATGCCACCTGCAAGCCCTCCAGTGCGCCCCACTTTTCAAGGACAATCGCCCGGCTGGCGAGATTGGAGAGCAGCGTAACGATCGCGCTCACGATAAAGAGAGCAAGAAGCCCGATGAGGATGAATATGACTATGAAGATGACGCCTACTACGTCAATCCCTGCACTAAGTGACGCATCGGCGAAAACGAGCAAGCCACACAGCGGTAAGATGAAAAACAGGAGCGCGACCCCTACAACGCCCAGTCCCAACAAGAAATCCGCCAGAAAGAGACGCCAGGCATCTTTTGACCATCCCAAGCGCAGGGCGGCCTTGAATGAGAGGTGTTCCCCCTGCTCGGCGTGCACAACAGTTTGAATAAACCCGACACGCGCCACATAGCGCACTACCGCCAACACAATCATGAGCAAAAAGGTTATACATACCGCCCCCACAATGAGCGCCAGAGACAGGTCGGGTATCTGAGAGGACTCCATCCATGGAGAGGCATTGTCAAATTGCCCCGACAAATCGGGAAGATTGAAATTCCCGAAACTTCGCCCTGACAACGCGAGCAAAAACGCCAGCCACCATAACGTGCGGTTGGTTTTGAAAATGTGCCACGAGCGGGAAAGCAACGCCTGGTATTGCATAAGACACTCCTTTCACAAGTGTCATTGTTTGTTTGAAACATCTGGGGGGAATATACGCAATGCACACAGGCGCCGTTGCATGTGCGCGCTCAACCCAATCAAGGCAATGTTTCATTGGGCAACAAGAAGCCATACCGCTTCATGATGGCGCGCCCCTCTTCGCTGTTGACGAAGGCGACAAAGTCAGCCGCTTCGCGCGGCATGCGGCTGGTGCGCACAATGCCCATCGCTTGATCAATGGGGGCGTGATAGGTTTCCGGAACGAGGACCCACTCTCCATCGGATGGAATCGCCAGCGAAAGCGCAATGATCGCCACATCAACGTTGCCCGTGGCGGCATACTGAAACGCCTGCCGCACGTTTTCGCCCAACACGAGTTTGGGTTGCACTGTTTCCCACACTCCGGCTCTCTGCAACGCCTCGCGCGCCGCCATACCATAGGGGGCGTGGTCGGGGTTGGCAATGGCGATGCGCCGAATGCGTGGGTCGGTCAAATCTTCCAGGCGCTCAATCGTCAATCCGTGCTCAGGCAGCGTCCAGAGCACCAACCTTCCCCGCGCGTAGAGCGTGATGCTGTCGGGGTCAATGATGCCCTTTTGGGCAAGGTCTTCCACATAGGCGATATTGGCGGCGGCGAACACATCCACAGGTGCGCCCTCTTCAATTTGCTGGGCAAGCAAACCGGTGGAGCCAAAATTGAAGACCACAGGCACACCCGTCTGGTCTGTAAAGGCGTTGCCAATTTCGTCAAATGCTAACACCAGGTCGGACGCAGCGGAAACCGTCAACGCAGACGGCGGTTCCGCTTGGGGAGCACGACACGCCAAGAGCCAAAGAAGACCGACCAACGGCACAAGCCATTGTCGAAGCATGCGTCCACTGTGTGCCATTGAAGATTCCCTCTCTCTATTTGCCGGGGGGACTATACAAAGAGGCGCAGATTTTGACAAGGAAATCCCAGACATCATGTTTCAACCTGTTGCTGTTGACACAATGCCGACTTTCTCCATAATGAACAGCACCTTTCGCGAAGTAGACGCAATGTGTGAATGAGTACGTCTATGCATGTCCAGGTCTCTGTTTTGTGAATAGCAAGCCAGTTCCCCCCAAGAATGCGTGTGGGAACTGGCTTGTTTTGTTCAAACAAACGTAGGGGCAGAGAAGTTGTATTGAGTGATAGAGGAGTTTGTCTCATGTATCCAAATGTTCCGTGGGCACAACCAGCAGATGAAGAATACTGGCAAGCCATCGTGACCCAAGGCAAATGGGCGCCCGCCATCCCCTCGCGCGCTGAGGATGAGGCGGAGCGCCGATACGAACCCGTCGAAATTCCCGAAGAACTTTGGGAGCGCCTGGAAGAGATTTTTACCAATGGCGAAACGCTCGACCTGCCCGTAGTGGGCTACAACAAAGGCGGGCTTCTGGTGGAATGGGAAGACGTTCAGGGCTTCGTTCCCGCCTCGCAATTGCGCGACACCAACATCATCAGCGCCCCCGAAGCGCGCCAGGCGTATCTCGAAAGCCGCGTTGGTGAAACATTGCGCCTCAAAATTATCGAACTCGACCGCGCGCAAAACCGCATCATTTTCAGCGAACGCGCAACCCAATGGGAAGGGCGTTGCCCTGATGACATCATCGAAACAGTGCAACCCGGCGACATCCGCCGTGGCATCGTCAGCAACGTGACGCATTTCGGTGTTTTCGTGGACCTGGGCGGCATTGACGGTCTCATTCACGTTTCGGAATTGTCGTGGCAACGTGTCAGCCACCCGCGCGACCTGCTGGCGCCCGGCGATGAAGTCGAAGTCTATGTGGTTGAAGTGGACCGCCCACGCCGCCGCATTGCCCTGAGCCTGAAACAGTTGCAACCCAACCCCTGGCTGAAAGTCGCGGAGCGCTACGAAGAAGGCGATATTGTCGAAGTCGAAATTACAAACGTGGTTGATTTTGGCGCGTTCGCGCGGCTGGATGAAGGCGTCGAAGGGTTGATTCATATCTCCGAACTGGGGAACGGCGACGTCAACCCGCGCATGGTCTTGCATGAAGGGCAACGCATCCGCGCCCGCATCATGAGCATTGACCCCGAACAACAACGCATTGGCTTGACCTTGCGCGAGACGGGCGAATACGAATACAATGAAGAAGCATCTGGAGACGGGGTCAATTACTCAGCGGATATGACTGAATACGATGAATCGCCGGGCACGTTCTAAATCGAAACAGCCAGAGGAGACGCGGCGCACCCTGGTTGCCGCCGACGTCGCCGGTGTTTTGCTGATTGCAGGCGGTTTATTCACGGCACTGGCACTCTGGCGCGATTCAGGGCTTGTCCTCGGTTGGTATGGTCAAGAGGTGCGCCTGCTCTTTGGAACAGGCGCGCCTCTTTTTGCATTGGCGCTCATCCTCGCCGGCTGGTTTCTCTTCGCCCAACCGAACGACCGTCCGATCGACATCCAGGTCTGGCAGCGTTTGCTGGGCGGCGAGATGCTGTTGGTGCTCCTGCTGGCACTTTGGCATGGCATCCGCGCCACCAACCCATTGCAAACCGACGACCTACCGGCGGGCGTCATCGGCTGGCTGGTTTTCTCGGCGCCTGCGACGCTCATCGGCGTACCCGCCACGCTGCTGCTCTACGCCCTGCTGGCGCTGCTGCTCCTGCTTCACCTCCTTCCACTCGAAACCGAAGACGTGCAAGCCCGCTTGCAAGCGTGGCGCACTGCTCTGCGCGAAACCGCACAACGCTGGCGCACCCCGCCACAGCCGATTACCGTTCCACCTGCGCCCATAGAGACTCCGGCCACACCACCCACACCCAACGACGCCGAAGCGCCGTCTCAACCTACCAAACCGACCCGCAAGAACAAAGCCCAACGCCCTGCACCACAGGAAGAAGCCGACGACGTGCCCCCGCTGCGAACCCGTCGCCCCCACCCGCGCGACCTGCCCCCCCTGGACCTGCTCCATGACGGCGAGGACATGGGCGTGGACATGGCGGCCGCACGGGCACGCGCCCGCCTGATCGAAGAAACCCTGGCGGCGTTCGGCGTGCCGGCGCAAGTGGTGCAAATCAACCCCGGTCCCACCGTGACCCAATTCGGCATCAAGCCCGGCTTCATCGAACGCCGTCTCGCCGATGGGACAGTCAAGCGCACCAAAGTGCGCGTCAGCAAAATCACATCGCTGGCGGACGACCTGGCGCTGGCGCTTTCTGCCAAAAGCATCCGTGTTGAAGCGCCTGTGCCGGGACGCCCCTATGTGGGCATCGAAGTGCCCAACAGCGAAGCCAACCTGGTCTCGCTGAAAGGCATTCTCACCAGCGAAGAATTCACCCAAAGCAACGCCGAAATCCCCTTTGCGTTGGGGCGCGACGTGAGCGGCAACCCCGTTGTCGCCGACCTCACCAAAATGCCCCACCTGCTCATCGCCGGCGCGACAGGGAGCGGGAAATCGGTCTGTATCAACGCCATCATCGCCTGCCTGCTCTTCAACTTCACCCCCGACGACCTGCGGCTCTTGCTCGTGGACCCCAAAATGGTGGAACTGATTCCCTACAACGGCATTCCACACCTCATCTCACCAGTGTTGACGGACGTGGAAAAAGTCGTGGGGGCGTTGCGTTGGGCGCTGGCGGAAATGGACCGGCGCTACAAACTCTTCTCCCAACGGGGCAAACGCAACCTGCAAGCCTACAACGCATGGGCGGAACGGGCGGGCGAAGAAACACTGCCGTATCTGGTCATCATCATTGACGAATTAGCCGACTTGATGATGGTCGCGCCGGATGAAGTCGAGCGCATGATTTGCCGCCTGGCGCAAATGGCGCGCGCCACCGGTATTCACCTCATCATCGCCACCCAGCGCCCCAGCGTGGACGTAGTGACGGGGCTTATCAAAGCCAACTTCCCGGCGCGTATCGCGTTCGCCGTCGCCAGCAGCATTGACAGCCGTGTCATCCTGGACGCTCCCGGCGCCGAAACCCTGCTCGGTCGGGGCGATATGCTCTTCATGGCGCCCGATTCCAGCAAACTGCAACGCTTGCAAGGCGCTTTTATCAGCGATGAAGAAATCAACGCGCTGGTCACCTGGTGGCGCACGCATGTGCCGCAAGAAACCATTGCACAACCCGAAGTCTCATGGGATGAGTTTCTTGCGGACAGCGAGATGGTTGAAGAAGATGAATTGCTCCCCACGGCGATTGACCTCGTGCAAGAGTACGAATGGGTTTCAACCTCTTTCCTGCAACGCAAACTGCGCATCGGCTACAACCGCGCCGCCCGCCTGATGGACCTGCTGGAAGAGCGCGGCATTGTTGGTCCACCGGACGACAAAAACCGGGGCAGTCGCCCCGTGCTGCGTGGGCGTTCGGTGGACGATGAGTTTGACGATGAGGACGATATCGTTTACGAAGACGACGAGGATTTTGCCCAACCCGATTGGGACGATTTTTAGTCTGCGCACGCTCAGCATCAAAAAAGACCTGGGAGATTGTACGTGAAGACCCTGCGCACCTTTGCCGCTTTTGTTGCGTTTGTGCTGATGCTGACCGCATGCGGCGGGGGAACAACCACCCCTCCAACCCCCACACTCGACCCGGTTGCCGCACGCGGCAAACGCATTTTCTCGCAACACTGCGCCGCTTGCCATTCCCTTTCCCCCGATACCATCATCGTGGGACCTTCGTTGGCGGGCATCGCCACCCGCGCGGCGGAGCGTGTACCAGGTATGGACGCCCGCACCTACATCGAGCAATCCATCCTCAAACCAGACGCCTACATCGTTGAAGGGTTCCCCAACGCCATGCCGAACGAATTTGGCAAGAAATTGAGCGGCGAAGAATTGGACGCGCTGGTGCATTTTCTGCTCACACTGCAATAGGGTATCGCGGCGGTCGGGAAGGTCGCCGACAGTCAAAAGGTTCAAGCGGCAAGGAGGCCTTTCATGCAACGCGTGCGCACCTGGTTGATACGGTTGGGCGTTGGCGTACTTGTTCTCATACTCGGCTACTGCGGCACCACGGCACTGATGCCTGTCCCGCACGACCCCGTGCCGGAGGTGACCGGTGCCGGCGCCAGCAGTGTCGAACCTTCGTTCAGCGGCTTGCAACGCGAATTCCCCCCACTCAACGAACCACCCGACAACCCCACCACGCCAGAAAAAGCCGCGTTAGGGCGACTGCTCTTTTTCGACCCCATCCTCTCCGCCAACAATGACATCTCTTGCGCCACGTGCCACCATCCCGATTACGGCTTTGCGGACGGTTTGCCGCGCGCCATCGGCGCCGGCGGAAGCGGCGTGGGACCGAACCGCACAGGCGGCGTTGAATTGGCACGCAACACCCCCACGCTCTGGAACGTCGGGTATGCGACCTCGTTATTCTGGGATGGGCGCAGCGCCTCGCTGGAAGAAGAACTCTTCGTGCCGCTCACCCACCCCGACGAAATGGGCGTTGACGATCCCCAAGCCCTGGTTGACGAACTGCGCGCCATCCCTGAGTATGTCGAATTGTTCGACCAAGCCTTTGGCGGCGGTGAAAGTGCGGTTTCGGTGGAAAACATCCAGCGCGCCATTGCCGCCTTCGAGCGCACACTCATCAG of the Ardenticatena maritima genome contains:
- a CDS encoding DUF7544 domain-containing protein, coding for MQYQALLSRSWHIFKTNRTLWWLAFLLALSGRSFGNFNLPDLSGQFDNASPWMESSQIPDLSLALIVGAVCITFLLMIVLAVVRYVARVGFIQTVVHAEQGEHLSFKAALRLGWSKDAWRLFLADFLLGLGVVGVALLFFILPLCGLLVFADASLSAGIDVVGVIFIVIFILIGLLALFIVSAIVTLLSNLASRAIVLEKWGALEGLQVAWDLVLTNVKTLLVLFLIAFGIGLLSGVAQLVVMFVVGLPLLFVGIAIWMAVESIALMVMLALVGMLLLWLASAILQAPFEGFLETYWTLAFQELRKPATATPAA
- a CDS encoding DNA translocase FtsK; protein product: MNRRARSKSKQPEETRRTLVAADVAGVLLIAGGLFTALALWRDSGLVLGWYGQEVRLLFGTGAPLFALALILAGWFLFAQPNDRPIDIQVWQRLLGGEMLLVLLLALWHGIRATNPLQTDDLPAGVIGWLVFSAPATLIGVPATLLLYALLALLLLLHLLPLETEDVQARLQAWRTALRETAQRWRTPPQPITVPPAPIETPATPPTPNDAEAPSQPTKPTRKNKAQRPAPQEEADDVPPLRTRRPHPRDLPPLDLLHDGEDMGVDMAAARARARLIEETLAAFGVPAQVVQINPGPTVTQFGIKPGFIERRLADGTVKRTKVRVSKITSLADDLALALSAKSIRVEAPVPGRPYVGIEVPNSEANLVSLKGILTSEEFTQSNAEIPFALGRDVSGNPVVADLTKMPHLLIAGATGSGKSVCINAIIACLLFNFTPDDLRLLLVDPKMVELIPYNGIPHLISPVLTDVEKVVGALRWALAEMDRRYKLFSQRGKRNLQAYNAWAERAGEETLPYLVIIIDELADLMMVAPDEVERMICRLAQMARATGIHLIIATQRPSVDVVTGLIKANFPARIAFAVASSIDSRVILDAPGAETLLGRGDMLFMAPDSSKLQRLQGAFISDEEINALVTWWRTHVPQETIAQPEVSWDEFLADSEMVEEDELLPTAIDLVQEYEWVSTSFLQRKLRIGYNRAARLMDLLEERGIVGPPDDKNRGSRPVLRGRSVDDEFDDEDDIVYEDDEDFAQPDWDDF
- the modA gene encoding molybdate ABC transporter substrate-binding protein; protein product: MAHSGRMLRQWLVPLVGLLWLLACRAPQAEPPSALTVSAASDLVLAFDEIGNAFTDQTGVPVVFNFGSTGLLAQQIEEGAPVDVFAAANIAYVEDLAQKGIIDPDSITLYARGRLVLWTLPEHGLTIERLEDLTDPRIRRIAIANPDHAPYGMAAREALQRAGVWETVQPKLVLGENVRQAFQYAATGNVDVAIIALSLAIPSDGEWVLVPETYHAPIDQAMGIVRTSRMPREAADFVAFVNSEEGRAIMKRYGFLLPNETLP
- a CDS encoding 30S ribosomal protein S1, yielding MYPNVPWAQPADEEYWQAIVTQGKWAPAIPSRAEDEAERRYEPVEIPEELWERLEEIFTNGETLDLPVVGYNKGGLLVEWEDVQGFVPASQLRDTNIISAPEARQAYLESRVGETLRLKIIELDRAQNRIIFSERATQWEGRCPDDIIETVQPGDIRRGIVSNVTHFGVFVDLGGIDGLIHVSELSWQRVSHPRDLLAPGDEVEVYVVEVDRPRRRIALSLKQLQPNPWLKVAERYEEGDIVEVEITNVVDFGAFARLDEGVEGLIHISELGNGDVNPRMVLHEGQRIRARIMSIDPEQQRIGLTLRETGEYEYNEEASGDGVNYSADMTEYDESPGTF
- a CDS encoding c-type cytochrome; amino-acid sequence: MKTLRTFAAFVAFVLMLTACGGGTTTPPTPTLDPVAARGKRIFSQHCAACHSLSPDTIIVGPSLAGIATRAAERVPGMDARTYIEQSILKPDAYIVEGFPNAMPNEFGKKLSGEELDALVHFLLTLQ